From Cotesia glomerata isolate CgM1 linkage group LG2, MPM_Cglom_v2.3, whole genome shotgun sequence, a single genomic window includes:
- the LOC123259776 gene encoding speckle-type POZ protein B-like has protein sequence MNRGYTIIDQNSVTYEWKINNIDAYLNVTSVNMSRTCCCLSSPEFSIGIKDKFTGQLQIAFDYRPSYNHTVSLSLLLLDFPIYTLTSSMIKYSAYILDKKKEKQMMKNNHQIVTSTELEIFSLSKKALQEKVDEYLPDNILTVGLDLTIYRPSNSSTDTLLCIPSKLPMTEDYKKVYSSKIASDIIINVCGKEFRAHKICLIARSPVLAAMFSHEMIEKKTNKIDIVDLKPTIFEKILEYIYTDEVTNLDAHAEDLLEAADKYQIQSLKNICQESICKTLTQENAFKVSALADLHKADYLLKFTTNFISMNIKNVIKSQEFLDFKKENPVLAFDWLTSFMLSPGEDT, from the coding sequence atgaACAGAGGTTATACGATAATTGATCAAAATAGTGTTACTTATGAGTGgaagataaataatattgacgcTTACTTAAATGTAACCAGTGTAAATATGAGCCGCACCTGTTGCTGCTTGAGTTCTCCAGAATTCTCAATAGGAATTAAAGACAAATTCACGGGGCAGCTTCAAATAGCATTTGATTATCGTCCATCTTACAATCACACTGTATctctatcattattattattagattttCCAATTTATACTCTTACATCATCTATGATAAAATATTCAGCTTAtattttagacaaaaaaaaagaaaaacaaatgatgaaaaataatcatcAAATCGTCACGTCAACTGagttggaaattttttctttatcaaaaaaagCTCTGCAAGAAAAAGTCGATGAGTATCTACCCGATAATATTTTAACAGTGGGTCTTGATCTTACCATTTATCGTCCATCTAATTCTTCAACTGATACTTTATTATGTATTCCATCGAAACTTCCAATGACTGAAGACTACAAAAAAGTTTACAGCAGTAAAATTGCAAgcgatattattattaatgtatgCGGTAAAGAATTTAGAGCTCACAAAATTTGCCTGATCGCACGAAGTCCTGTTCTTGCTGCAATGTTTTCGCATGAAATGATCGAGaagaaaacaaataaaattgacaTAGTTGATCTTAAACCAactatatttgaaaaaattctagaatatATTTACACAGACGAAGTTACCAATCTGGATGCTCATGCTGAAGATCTACTAGAAGCTGCCGACAAGTACCAAATCCAATCATTGAAGAATATATGTCAAGAATCGATCTGTAAAACTCTAACCCAAGAAAATGCTTTTAAAGTATCAGCCTTAGCTGATCTTCACAAAgctgattatttattaaaatttacgactaattttatatcaatgaATATTAAGAACGTTATTAAAAGTCAAGAGTTTTTAGACTTCAAAAAAGAAAATCCTGTTTTAGCGTTTGATTGGTTGACAAGTTTTATGTTGTCTCCTGGAGAAGACACTTAA